A stretch of DNA from Meiothermus cerbereus DSM 11376:
TGCGGGAATAGCTCAGTTGGTAGAGCACAACCTTGCCAAGGTTGGGGTCGCGGGTTCGAGTCCCGTTTCCCGCTCCAGCTTGCGCCAACTCATGGCGCACCGAACCCCCACTTCACCAGAGGTGGGGGTTTCTGCTTTTTTTTCGATTTCAGGAGTTGGGCTTTGTTAAATGGGAAGTATCCATCTTTCTATCTGCCCTACTTATACCGGATTCAAAAAGATAATCTTCAAACAAAAAGCGCTAAGAGGCTATCTTTTTGAATCCTAGAGCACTCCCTTCGGTCGGGTTAGTTCGTCACCGTTCGGTGACGAACTAACCGAATCTGGTATTACTCGAGCTCTGCCGGAGCTTACGTCGTGAACCAATGCCCGCTGAGCAAAAGTTGTGGACGGTACTGCGGAGCCGTCAACGGGGAAGCTGACCGAGGGGGTGGTGCAGGCCATCCTGACCAGCTAAGCCACACTTCCGCAAGGAACAAGGTACGTCTTCAGAGCGGGTCAGTGGGAGAATGGAGCAATTTTTGGGCTAGCGCTGCTGATCCACCTCGGGCAGATACGTGCGCCAGGCCTCGGGCAGGTGGGGCAAATCGGCTACCAGCAGAAGGCTGTGGCGGGGAGCGATGGGGCGGCGGGCCAGGTGCATACCGGCTTCCTCGGGGGTGCGGTTTTTCTTCTTGAGGTTGCAGGGACGGCAGGCAGTGACCAGGTTTTCCCAGATGCTGCGGCCCCCCCGGCTTTTGGGGAAGACGTGGTCTACCGTGAGGTCGCCCCCGCGTTTGCCGCAGTACTGACAGGTGTAAGCATCGCGGCGCAGGATGTTGCGGCGGTTAAGCGCAAGCCGCCCTGGAGGGCGGCGAACAAGACGTTTGAGGCGGATGATGCTGGGGATGGGGTAGGGGGTACTGGGAGTTCGCAGGTACTCGCCGCTTTCCTCGACCACCTCGGCGGTTCCATTCATAACCAGGATAATAGCACGCTTGACGCTTGCTAAACCTAGGGGCTCATAACCAGCATTGAGCACCAGAATGCGGGGGGAGTCGAGGTTCACGGTTCTTAGGATACTCGAAAATTGTCAGAGGATTCTAGAGCGACGCTTCACAATAGCTGCTCTATTGCGCCAATGGGGCGATCCCCTTCGGGACAGACCGCTGAAGCGACTGTTCACCTGTTTTCGAGTGCCCCAGCGGCAAAAAATACGTCTGGAACAGCACGTGTTATGATCGGCGTTGTGCCATTTTCTCTGAAGACCGCTCTAAAGCCTGGCCTCGGAACCGCGCTGCTAAACTTTGATTGAAGGGTAAAAGCGCCAATTTGCACCTGTGGCCCCACAGACCCTGCGGATGGAGAGCTGTTTGATCCAGCACATTTTTAATCGAGCAGCAGTTGCCCGATTGCAGAAAGTGAAACCCTGAACCAGCACTCTTTTGCACGTGGCGTGGCTGTTACAATCGAAAAGTTATGGGTCGTTTGATTCGTGGGCTGGCTGCCGAGGGAAACCTGCGGGTGCTGGCCGTAGAGACCACTGATATTACCGAAGAAGCCAGAGAACGTCACCAACTCTCGCCCACCGCTACCGCTGCGCTGGGCCGGGCCATGAGTGGGGTTTTGCTGCTGACCTTTCTGCTCTCCAAAACGCCTAAGGAGCGGGTAAGTCTCCAGTTTGTGGGCGATGGCCCCCTGGGGGGGCCGGTGGTAGAGGCTGCGCCGGATGGGTTTGTTCGGGGGTATGTCAAAAACCCTAAAGCCAACCCACCGTTACGGCCGGATGGCAAGCTTGATGTGGGGGCGGCTATTGGGCGAGGCGAGCTTAAGGTAGACCGGCTGCTGTCCAACGAGGAGCTTTACCAGTCCAGTGTGGAACTGGTGAGCGGTGAGGTGGCCGAAGACCTGGCCCGCTACCTGTGGCAGTCCGAGCAGATTCCCTCGGCGGTGTTGCTGGGGGTGCGGGTGCATGGGCAAGGCGAGGTACAGGTTGCGGGGGGTATAGCCATTCAGGTATTGCCGGGCTGCCCTGAGGAAGTGATTGAGCGGCTCGAGCAGAATCTTCAAGGCCGTTCGGGCATTACCGACCTGCTGCTGGAGAGGGGGCTCGAGGGAACCGTCGAGGCCTTGATGGAGGGCCTGGGTTACGACCCTACCGACCTGAGTGTGGTGGGGTTTCGTGAGGGGTATATCCCCCTTGTGTTCCGCTGCCGCTGTAGCCGCGAACGTGCCCTGAATGCCTTGATCTACTTCTCGCCAGAGGAGCGTGAAGAAATGATCGAGCAGGACGGGGGCGCCGAGGTGCTGTGCCACTGGTGTGCGGAGAAGTACCAGATTACCCCTGAGGAAATTCGCTCATTGCCTATGGGCGAGGGCTTTATGCCTGAGGTACCCAAAGCCTGAGGGCCTCACGGGATTATGCTTTCGGCTCTCGAGCTCAAAAAAATCGCGCCCTGGGGTAATCCTGCAAAACCCCCTGCTTGAAGGCCTCGTACCTGGAGGCTTCCACCAGGGCCACCGTCGAGCCGCCAAAACCGGCCCCGGTAAGGCGTGCTCCCACCGCTCCGTGGCGCAGCTCGGCCTCTACCAGCTGGTCGAGCTCGGGAATCGAGACTTCGTAATCGTCGCAGAGCGAGCGGTGTGAGGCCACCATTAGCTCGCCAAAGCGCTTGATATTGCCTTGCTCGAGCGCCTGTACCCCCTCCAGTACGCGCTGGTTTTCGGTCACCACGTGGCGGGCGCGCCGGTTCAGGGGTTCGGGCAGGGTCTCGAGGCGGGGGAGGTCGGCAGGGGAAAGCTCACGCAGCGACTTCACCCCCAGCAGTCGGCAGGCTTGCTCGCACTCGCTGCGGCGGGTGTTGTAGCCCGACTCGGCCAGGCGGCGCGGCACCGCCGAATCCACCACGGCCACCCGGTAGCCCTGGGGCAGGGGGGCCAGCCGGGTCTGGAGGCTCTGGGTGTCCAGGAACAGCCCATACCCCAGCCGCCCCACCGATGAGGCCATCTGATCCATGATGCCGCAGCGCACACCCACATACTCCACCTCGGCCTGCTGGGCCAGCAGGGCGATCCGCACGTCGTCCAGGGGCAGCTGGTAGAGCGCGCGCAAGGCCCGCAGCGTGGCCACCTCCAGCGCCGCTGAGCTCGAGAGCCCCCCACTCATGGGCACTTCACTGCGGATGTATGCCCGCAGACCGGGCACGGCGTAGCCATGCCGACGCAAGACCCAGACACAGCCCGCAATGTAGTCGAGCCAGTCGCCTTGCCGGGCTTCGTTCAACCCCCGGCTTTTGCGCTCCCGAAAGTTCTCGGCGTAGGCCTCGAGGCCCTCGGCAGCAGCAGCTTCGATGTGGGTCTGGTAGGGCAGGGGGGTGGGGAAGACAAACCCCCCGTTGTAGTCGGTGTGTTCGCCCAGAAGGTTTACGCGGCCAGGAGCCGAGGCGGATACGGTGGGTTCGATGCCAAAGACGTCTTTGAACATAGTCTGATCAAGATGCAGCAAGAAACGGGGTCTTGGGTTTTTCTATTAACCCTCGAGCACCATCGGGCGCGGGCGCCCGTCCACGGATGTCATGGGCCAGGCGGGGTCGAGGGTCAGGTTTTCCAGCCCTTGCTTGGTGAGCAGAAAGGTGTCCTCGACCTTGGCGCCGGGGAGGCTGGGGTTCCAGGCCAGGGCCATGCCGGGCTCGAGCTGGGTGGGGTTGCCGGGGCGGGCCAGCACCTCGCGGCTACGGTAGCCGGTCAGGCCGCCCTGGTGGTGGTTTTCGAACTCCTGGGGGTGGCCAGTGTCCTTGTAGGCGGCGCGGATCTTTTCCAGTACCTCGCCCAGCGTAGCGCCGGGCCTCGAGGCCTCGAGGGCCGCCGCCTCCACCTGGCAGACCTGCTGGTTGAGCCGCTGGGCTTCGGGGTGACCAAAGCTGCGCAGGCGGCTCAGGTTGGCAATCAGGCCGTGCCGCCGCCCGCAGACCACGCCCATGAACAACCGCCCCAGCCGCTGCTGTTTGGGAATGGGGTGGCGGTAGCGGAAGAGCCGCTCCTCACCGGCGACCAGCAAGACCAGAGGTTGGATGCCCCTGGACAGAAGTTCTTCGGCAATAGCCCCGGCCAGC
This window harbors:
- a CDS encoding HNH endonuclease, with the translated sequence MNLDSPRILVLNAGYEPLGLASVKRAIILVMNGTAEVVEESGEYLRTPSTPYPIPSIIRLKRLVRRPPGRLALNRRNILRRDAYTCQYCGKRGGDLTVDHVFPKSRGGRSIWENLVTACRPCNLKKKNRTPEEAGMHLARRPIAPRHSLLLVADLPHLPEAWRTYLPEVDQQR
- the hslO gene encoding Hsp33 family molecular chaperone HslO, giving the protein MGRLIRGLAAEGNLRVLAVETTDITEEARERHQLSPTATAALGRAMSGVLLLTFLLSKTPKERVSLQFVGDGPLGGPVVEAAPDGFVRGYVKNPKANPPLRPDGKLDVGAAIGRGELKVDRLLSNEELYQSSVELVSGEVAEDLARYLWQSEQIPSAVLLGVRVHGQGEVQVAGGIAIQVLPGCPEEVIERLEQNLQGRSGITDLLLERGLEGTVEALMEGLGYDPTDLSVVGFREGYIPLVFRCRCSRERALNALIYFSPEEREEMIEQDGGAEVLCHWCAEKYQITPEEIRSLPMGEGFMPEVPKA
- the galK gene encoding galactokinase → MFKDVFGIEPTVSASAPGRVNLLGEHTDYNGGFVFPTPLPYQTHIEAAAAEGLEAYAENFRERKSRGLNEARQGDWLDYIAGCVWVLRRHGYAVPGLRAYIRSEVPMSGGLSSSAALEVATLRALRALYQLPLDDVRIALLAQQAEVEYVGVRCGIMDQMASSVGRLGYGLFLDTQSLQTRLAPLPQGYRVAVVDSAVPRRLAESGYNTRRSECEQACRLLGVKSLRELSPADLPRLETLPEPLNRRARHVVTENQRVLEGVQALEQGNIKRFGELMVASHRSLCDDYEVSIPELDQLVEAELRHGAVGARLTGAGFGGSTVALVEASRYEAFKQGVLQDYPRARFF
- a CDS encoding M24 family metallopeptidase produces the protein MNDLALTRLRAWMEAQGFARFFVQQPENFAWLSGGGDNTVVTFRPAAAWLEVTLGSVRLHASQIEAGRLLDEEVMGLEVVRYPWYSPPAPEGPSDLEHDLTPLRLVLSPEEQARYRTLGREAATALGESLRFADPDWSEHELAGAIAEELLSRGIQPLVLLVAGEERLFRYRHPIPKQQRLGRLFMGVVCGRRHGLIANLSRLRSFGHPEAQRLNQQVCQVEAAALEASRPGATLGEVLEKIRAAYKDTGHPQEFENHHQGGLTGYRSREVLARPGNPTQLEPGMALAWNPSLPGAKVEDTFLLTKQGLENLTLDPAWPMTSVDGRPRPMVLEG